The following DNA comes from Bacillaceae bacterium S4-13-56.
TAGTTGTAATCTTTACAAAGGGGGAAACGGGAATTGCCAATTAATATTCCTAAGAAATTACCAGCTCGCGATATTCTTGAAAAGGAAAATATATTTTTAATGGAAGATGAACGTGCGGTCACTCAGGATATTCGTCCATTAAATATCATTATATTAAACTTAATGCCAGAAAAAGAACGAACAGAGACACAGCTTCTTCGTTTATTAAGTAACTCCCCTCTTCAAGTACATGCCCATTTCTTACATACAGCAACCTATGAATCTAAAAATGTAAGCAAATCCCACCTTGAAGAGTTCTACCATACTTTCTCTGAAATAAAAAATCGGAAATTTGATGGAATGATTATTACGGGGGCACCCATTGAACTTTTAGCTTTTGAAGAGGTGGATTATTGGAAGGAATTAACCGAAATCATGGAATGGTCCAAAATTCATGTGACTTCCGTTCTCCATATTTGCTGGGGAGCACAAGCTGCTTTATACCATCATTATGGCATCGAAAAATATAAGCTTCCAGACAAATTAACCGGCGTTTTCACCCATCAATTACACCACCAGACTACGAAATTACTACGTGGAATGGACGATGAATTTCTTGCTCCCCACTCCCGCTATACCGACGTTCCAAAGGAAGCTATTCTACGGCATGAGGATCTTATTCTCCTAGCTTCTTCTGAAGAGGCTGGGGCCTTTATTGTCATGTCAAAAGATGAAAAGCATGTCATGGTAACTGGACATATCGAGTATGATGCAGATACTCTTGGAGAGGAATATCATCGTGACCAATCCCGTGGGGTAAATTCTCCTGTCCCAGTTCATTATTATCCAGATAATAATCCTGAAAATAAACCACTTAACCGTTGGCGCTCGCAAGCCTACTTGCTATTTTCCAATTGGTTAAACTATTACGTTTATCAGGAAACTCCCTATCAATGGGAATAACAAAACCGAGCTCAATAGGCTCGGTTTTTTACTTTGTTAATTGCTCTTCCAAATGCTTTGCACAATTCAATAAAGTACATCTCCATTCAATTGTATTTTTTTCAAAAACAGAAACGGAAGTATTGTTTAATCCTTGATCAAATTCAGGATCTCTTAATAGTCCCCTTATTAATTGGTTTAAGGTAGCACCATGGCTCACAAAGAGGATATTCTTATCTGAGTGCTTTTCACAAAACTCTTCTACACAAGCTAGACTTCGAGACATAGCTTCCTCCTTTGGTTCAAAACCCAGGTCAAGCTGTCTCCATTCCTCTCCCCATCTTTCTACACGTTCTTTTTCGGTAGTTCCTTCGATTTCACCAAATCCCATCTCTTCTAATCTTGTATCCTTGATTAAAGGGATACCTAGCATATCTGAAATAGTTTTCCCTGTTTCATAGGCTCTAGACAAATCACTTGAAACGACAAGTTCCCATTTTTCTGTAGAAAGTCTTTTTGCGACTGCTTGAGCTTGTTCTATACCGGTTTCATTTAAAGGGACATCCGTTCTCCCCTGAGCTCTCCACTCCATATTCCAATCCGTTATCCCATCCCGAACTAAGCCAATTTTCATTTGAAGACCTCCTGAACAACTTTTTAATGAAACTCATTATACAACTAAAGAGGAAAAAGAGTCACCCCTGATCCTTAGAAAAAACTTGCTTATCGTTAAAGGGCTTCTAAAAAGCATATTTTGCTTTGTAGCCCTTATACTTTGGAGTGCATGTGCAAATGGTGAAAACCAAATTTTTTTATGTACTATCCATCGGCTAATTCTGATAGTAATATAAAAGGCCCGCCATTTGGCGCACCTT
Coding sequences within:
- the metA gene encoding homoserine O-succinyltransferase; the protein is MPINIPKKLPARDILEKENIFLMEDERAVTQDIRPLNIIILNLMPEKERTETQLLRLLSNSPLQVHAHFLHTATYESKNVSKSHLEEFYHTFSEIKNRKFDGMIITGAPIELLAFEEVDYWKELTEIMEWSKIHVTSVLHICWGAQAALYHHYGIEKYKLPDKLTGVFTHQLHHQTTKLLRGMDDEFLAPHSRYTDVPKEAILRHEDLILLASSEEAGAFIVMSKDEKHVMVTGHIEYDADTLGEEYHRDQSRGVNSPVPVHYYPDNNPENKPLNRWRSQAYLLFSNWLNYYVYQETPYQWE
- a CDS encoding histidine phosphatase family protein, translated to MKIGLVRDGITDWNMEWRAQGRTDVPLNETGIEQAQAVAKRLSTEKWELVVSSDLSRAYETGKTISDMLGIPLIKDTRLEEMGFGEIEGTTEKERVERWGEEWRQLDLGFEPKEEAMSRSLACVEEFCEKHSDKNILFVSHGATLNQLIRGLLRDPEFDQGLNNTSVSVFEKNTIEWRCTLLNCAKHLEEQLTK